In a single window of the Balaenoptera acutorostrata chromosome 3, mBalAcu1.1, whole genome shotgun sequence genome:
- the PAPLN gene encoding papilin isoform X3, with the protein MCMVKCARLYLAELGLGQAEMRLLLLVPLLLAPAPGSSAPRVRRQGDTWSSWGNWSPCSRTCGGGVSFRERPCYSQRRDGGSGCVGPSRSHRSCRPESCPDGARDFRAEQCAEFDGQEFQGRRYEWLPYYGAPNKCELNCIPKGESFYYKHREAVIDGTPCEPGKRDICVDGSCRVVGCDHNLDSWKQEDKCLQCGGDGTTCYPVTGVFDDNDLSRGYNQILIVPVGATSIRIEEAAASRNFLAVKSIRGEYYLNGHWTIEGARALPVASTVLHYERGAEGDLAPERLHARGPTSEPLIVELISQEPSPGVHFEYHLPLSTPRPGFSWSHGSWGDCSATCGGGQQTRPVFCTIDNEVYPEHLCRHRPRPADRRPCSPQPCPHTKRWKTGPWTPCSASCEGGSQSRTVYCVSSDGAGVQEAAEDAKCAALPEKPPTTQACNLQRCTAWSAEPWGECSVSCGAGVRRRTVTCLGDEGSLLHATACSLEDRPPLTEPCVHDSCPPLSDQAWHVGAWGLCSKSCSSGTRRRQVVCAIGPPGHCGSLQPSRPADVEPCNTQPCHLPPDFRDQWWAPQEQPSSAQGNPRGDQSPHLPAPGPAPSLRHSSHRQPLRSGLAPRDCRHSPHGCCPDGHTASLGPQWQGCPGASCQQSRFGCCPDGVSVAEGPHQAGCASTYGRDNPGSRPRSREVASTAQQNEPSECRGSQFGCCYDNMASALGPLGEGCVGQPSYMYPVRCLLPSAHGSCMDWAARWYFIASVGQCNRFWYGGCHGNANNFASEEECVSSCRGPQHEPRQHDPGASGQSTHRDSGGSGPGGQQEASQHRMEPVVQRKPLPSGGLWWRDQEPGPGAMDHRQAFGEGPQGQELGPSAPVLGGDAGPPAPPSHSSSYRITLAGSEPSLVQVALGQLVRLFCPDDSSLDPHARWQKDGQPISSARHQLQPDGSLVISPLWAEDTGTYSCGSTRPDRDSQKIQLRITGGDVAVLPEAEPRHFPQTRDPAQGHSPRDRSLGGGSGGRGAVSSSHPRPTSRLRLDRHQPGVVDAHPGQRIRLTCRAEGFPPPSVEWQRDGQPLSSPRHQLQSDGSLVISRVAVEDGGFYTCVAVNGQDRDQRWVQLRVLGELTITGLPSTVMVPEGDTARLLCAVAGESVNIRWSRNGLPVRADGHRVHQSPDGTLLIHNLRARDEGSYTCSAYRGSQAVSRSTEVKVVPPALATAPRDPGRECIDQPELANCDLILQAQLCGNEYYSSFCCASCSRVWPPAQPIWQQGYNS; encoded by the exons gctcccaGGGTGAGGCGGCAGGGTGACACCTGGAGCTCCTGGGGCAACTGGAGCCCTTGCAGCCGGACCTGTGGAGGGGGCGTCAGCTTCCGGGAGCGCCCCTGCTACTCCCAGAG GAGAGATGGGGGCTCTGGCTGCGTGGGCCCCTCCCGGAGCCACCGCTCTTGCCGCCCCGAG AGCTGCCCCGACGGCGCCCGCGACTTCAGGGCGGAGCAGTGCGCCGAGTTCGACGGCCAGGAGTTCCAGGGGCGGCGGTACGAGTGGCTGCCCTACTACGGCG CCCCAAACAAATGTGAACTGAACTGCATTCCCAAGGGGGAGAGCTTCTACTACAAGCACAGGGAGGCTGTCATAGACGGGACACCCTGCGAGCCTGGCAAACGGGACATCTGCGTGGATGGCAGCTGCCGG GTTGTCGGCTGTGACCACAACCTGGACTCGTGGAAGCAGGAGGACAAGTGTCTGCAGTGCGGGGGTGATGGCACGACCTGCTACCCCGTCACAGGCGTCTTTGATGACAATGACCTCAGCAGAG GCTACAACCAGATCCTCATAGTTCCCGTGGGGGCCACCAGCATCCGCATTGAGGAGGCGGCCGCCAGCAGGAATTTCCTGG CGGTGAAGAGCATCCGTGGTGAATACTACCTCAACGGGCACTGGACCATCGAGGGCGCCCGGGCCCTACCTGTGGCCAGCACCGTCCTGCACTATGAGCGGGGAGCTGAGGGGGACCTGGCGCCCGAGCGGCTCCACGCCCGTGGCCCCACCTCGGAGCCCCTGATCGTCGAG CTCATCAGCCAGGAGCCCAGCCCTGGCGTGCACTTCGAGTACCACCTGCCCCTGAGCACCCCCCGGCCCGGCTTCAGCTGGAGCCACGGCTCGTGGGGCGACTGCAGCGCCACGTGTGGTGGAG GTCAGCAGACCCGCCCGGTGTTCTGCACCATCGACAATGAGGTCTACCCCGAACACCTGTGCCGGCACCGGCCGCGGCCGGCTGACCGCCGACCCTGCAGccctcagccctgcccacacaCCAAGCG CTGGAAGACGGGGCCCTGGACGCCCTGCTCGGCCTCCTGTGAGGGCGGCTCCCAGTCCCGCACCGTCTACTGTGTCTCATCTGATGGCGCTGGCGTCCAGGAGGCTGCTGAGGACGCCAAGTGTGCGGCCCTGCCTGAGAAGCCCCCTACCACGCAGGCCTGCAACCTGCAGCGCTGCACAGCCTGGAGCGCGGAGCCCTGGGGCGAG TGCTCTGTCAGCTGCGGCGCCGGGGTCCGGAGGCGGACCGTCACCTGCCTGGGTGACGAGGGATCTCTGCTCCACGCCACAGCGTGCTCCTTGGAGGACCGTCCCCCCCTCACTGAGCCCTGTGTGCATGACAGCTGTCCCCCTCTCAGTGACCAGGCCTGGCACGTAGGCGCCTGGGGCCTA TGCTCCAAGAGCTGCAGCTCGGGCACTCGGAGGCGCCAGGTGGTCTGCGCCATTGGCCCGCCCGGCCACTGCGGGAGCCTGCAGCCATCCAGGCCTGCGGATGTGGAGCCCTGTAACACGCAGCCCTGCCATCTTCCTCCAG ATTTCAGAGACCAGTGGTGGGCACCCCAGGAGCAACCCTCATCAGCTCAGGGTAACCCCAGAGGTGACCAGAGCCCACACCTGCCAGCCCCGGGCCCAGCCCCATCTCTGCGGCACTCCTCACACCGGCAGCCCCTGCGGTCTGGCTTGGCGCCCCGTGACTGCAGACACAGCCCCCATGGGTGCTGCCCCGATGGCCACACTGCGTCTCTTGGGCCGCAGTGGCAAGGCTGCCCGGGGGCCTCATGTCAGCAGAGCAG GTTCGGGTGCTGTCCTGACGGGGTGTCTGTGGCTGAGGGGCCCCATCAGGCTGGCTGTGCAAGCACTTATGGACGCGACAACCCCGGGAGCAGGCCACGGTCGAGAGAGGTGGCTTCCACA GCCCAGCAGAATGAGCCCAGTGAGTGCCGGGGCTCCCAGTTCGGCTGTTGCTATGACAACATGGCCTCTGCGCTGGGCCCTCTTGGGGAAGGCTGTGTGGGCCAGCCCAGCTACA tGTACCCCGTGCGGTGCCTACTGCCCAGCGCCCATGGCTCCTGCATGGACTGGGCCGCCCGCTGGTACTTCATCGCCTCCGTGGGCCAGTGTAACCGCTTCTGGTATGGTGGCTGCCATGGCAACGCCAATAACTTTGCCTCGGAGGAGGAGTGTGTGAGCAGCTGCCGGGGACCCCAACATGAGCCCCGCCAACACGACCCTGGGGCCTCTGGCCAAAGCACCCATAGAGACAGTGGCGGCAGCGGTCCTGGGGGCCAGCAGGAGGCCAGCCAGCACAGGATGGAGCCTGTGgtccagagaaagcccttgcctTCCGGTGGCCTGTGGTGGCGAGATCAAGAGCCTGGGCCGGGGGCCATGGACCACAGACAGGCCTTTGGAGAAGGGCCCCAGGGCCAGGAGCTTGGGCCCAGTGCCCCTGTACTGGGCGGAGACGCAGGACCACCAGCGCCACCTTCTCACAGCTCCTCCTACAG GATCACCCTGGCAGGCTCGGAGCCCTCCCTGGTACAGGTGGCCCTGGGGCAGCTGGTGCGGCTCTTCTGCCCAGATGACAGCTCTCTGGACCCCCACGCCAGGTGGCAGAAAGACGGGCAGCCCATCTCCTCTGCCAG GCACCAGCTGCAGCCCGATGGCTCCCTGGTCATCAGCCCCCTGTGGGCAGAGGATACTGGCACCTACAGCTGTGGCAGCACCAGGCCAGACCGTGACTCTCAGAAGATCCAGCTTCGCATCACAG GGGGTGACGTGGCTGTGCTTCCTGAGGCTGAACCAAGGCACTTCCCTCAGACCAGGGACCCAGCCCAGGGCCACAGTCCTCGGGACCGCAGCCTAGGGGGCGGTTCTGGGGGCCGGGGGGCCGTCTCCTCCTCGCACCCACGGCCCACGAGCAG GCTGCGTCTGGACCGGCACCAGCCCGGGGTGGTGGACGCCCATCCAGGCCAGCGGATCCGGCTGACCTGTCGTGCCGAGGGCTTCCCACCGCCAAGCGTTGAGTGGCAGAGAGATGGGCAGCCCCTCTCTTCCCCCAG ACACCAGCTGCAGTCCGACGGCTCCCTGGTCATCAGCCGCGTGGCTGTGGAAGATGGAGGCTTCTATACCTGTGTTGCAGTCAATGGGCAGGACCGAGACCAGCGCTGGGTCCAGCTCAGAGTTCTGG GGGAGCTGACAATCACAGGGCTGCCCTCTACGGTGATGGTGCCAGAAGGTGACACGGCCAGGCTGCTGTGTGCGGTGGCGGGCGAAAGCGTGAACATCAGATGGTCCAG GAACGGGCTGCCGGTGCGGGCCGACGGCCACCGTGTCCACCAGTCCCCGGATGGCACACTGCTGATCCACAACCTGCGGGCCAGGGACGAGGGCTCCTACACGTGCAGCGCCTACCGTGGAAGCCAGGCGGTCAGCCGCAGCACCGAGGTGAAGGTGGTCCCGCCAG CACTGGCCACCGCGCCGAGGGACCCCGGCAGGGAGTGCATCGACCAGCCGGAGCTGGCCAACTGTGATTTGATCCTGCAGGCCCAGCTCTGCGGCAATGAGTACTACTCCAGCTTCTGCTGTGCCAGCTGTTCCCGGGTCTGGCCTCCCGCTCAGCCCATCTGGCAGCAAGGATACAACTCATAG
- the PAPLN gene encoding papilin isoform X1 — translation MCMVKCARLYLAELGLGQAEMRLLLLVPLLLAPAPGSSAPRVRRQGDTWSSWGNWSPCSRTCGGGVSFRERPCYSQRRDGGSGCVGPSRSHRSCRPESCPDGARDFRAEQCAEFDGQEFQGRRYEWLPYYGAPNKCELNCIPKGESFYYKHREAVIDGTPCEPGKRDICVDGSCRVVGCDHNLDSWKQEDKCLQCGGDGTTCYPVTGVFDDNDLSRGYNQILIVPVGATSIRIEEAAASRNFLAVKSIRGEYYLNGHWTIEGARALPVASTVLHYERGAEGDLAPERLHARGPTSEPLIVELISQEPSPGVHFEYHLPLSTPRPGFSWSHGSWGDCSATCGGGQQTRPVFCTIDNEVYPEHLCRHRPRPADRRPCSPQPCPHTKRWKTGPWTPCSASCEGGSQSRTVYCVSSDGAGVQEAAEDAKCAALPEKPPTTQACNLQRCTAWSAEPWGECSVSCGAGVRRRTVTCLGDEGSLLHATACSLEDRPPLTEPCVHDSCPPLSDQAWHVGAWGLCSKSCSSGTRRRQVVCAIGPPGHCGSLQPSRPADVEPCNTQPCHLPPEVPSMQDMHTSPRDPWMSLGPREAPASDFRDQWWAPQEQPSSAQGNPRGDQSPHLPAPGPAPSLRHSSHRQPLRSGLAPRDCRHSPHGCCPDGHTASLGPQWQGCPGASCQQSRFGCCPDGVSVAEGPHQAGCASTYGRDNPGSRPRSREVASTAQQNEPSECRGSQFGCCYDNMASALGPLGEGCVGQPSYMYPVRCLLPSAHGSCMDWAARWYFIASVGQCNRFWYGGCHGNANNFASEEECVSSCRGPQHEPRQHDPGASGQSTHRDSGGSGPGGQQEASQHRMEPVVQRKPLPSGGLWWRDQEPGPGAMDHRQAFGEGPQGQELGPSAPVLGGDAGPPAPPSHSSSYRITLAGSEPSLVQVALGQLVRLFCPDDSSLDPHARWQKDGQPISSARHQLQPDGSLVISPLWAEDTGTYSCGSTRPDRDSQKIQLRITGGDVAVLPEAEPRHFPQTRDPAQGHSPRDRSLGGGSGGRGAVSSSHPRPTSRLRLDRHQPGVVDAHPGQRIRLTCRAEGFPPPSVEWQRDGQPLSSPRHQLQSDGSLVISRVAVEDGGFYTCVAVNGQDRDQRWVQLRVLGELTITGLPSTVMVPEGDTARLLCAVAGESVNIRWSRNGLPVRADGHRVHQSPDGTLLIHNLRARDEGSYTCSAYRGSQAVSRSTEVKVVPPALATAPRDPGRECIDQPELANCDLILQAQLCGNEYYSSFCCASCSRVWPPAQPIWQQGYNS, via the exons gctcccaGGGTGAGGCGGCAGGGTGACACCTGGAGCTCCTGGGGCAACTGGAGCCCTTGCAGCCGGACCTGTGGAGGGGGCGTCAGCTTCCGGGAGCGCCCCTGCTACTCCCAGAG GAGAGATGGGGGCTCTGGCTGCGTGGGCCCCTCCCGGAGCCACCGCTCTTGCCGCCCCGAG AGCTGCCCCGACGGCGCCCGCGACTTCAGGGCGGAGCAGTGCGCCGAGTTCGACGGCCAGGAGTTCCAGGGGCGGCGGTACGAGTGGCTGCCCTACTACGGCG CCCCAAACAAATGTGAACTGAACTGCATTCCCAAGGGGGAGAGCTTCTACTACAAGCACAGGGAGGCTGTCATAGACGGGACACCCTGCGAGCCTGGCAAACGGGACATCTGCGTGGATGGCAGCTGCCGG GTTGTCGGCTGTGACCACAACCTGGACTCGTGGAAGCAGGAGGACAAGTGTCTGCAGTGCGGGGGTGATGGCACGACCTGCTACCCCGTCACAGGCGTCTTTGATGACAATGACCTCAGCAGAG GCTACAACCAGATCCTCATAGTTCCCGTGGGGGCCACCAGCATCCGCATTGAGGAGGCGGCCGCCAGCAGGAATTTCCTGG CGGTGAAGAGCATCCGTGGTGAATACTACCTCAACGGGCACTGGACCATCGAGGGCGCCCGGGCCCTACCTGTGGCCAGCACCGTCCTGCACTATGAGCGGGGAGCTGAGGGGGACCTGGCGCCCGAGCGGCTCCACGCCCGTGGCCCCACCTCGGAGCCCCTGATCGTCGAG CTCATCAGCCAGGAGCCCAGCCCTGGCGTGCACTTCGAGTACCACCTGCCCCTGAGCACCCCCCGGCCCGGCTTCAGCTGGAGCCACGGCTCGTGGGGCGACTGCAGCGCCACGTGTGGTGGAG GTCAGCAGACCCGCCCGGTGTTCTGCACCATCGACAATGAGGTCTACCCCGAACACCTGTGCCGGCACCGGCCGCGGCCGGCTGACCGCCGACCCTGCAGccctcagccctgcccacacaCCAAGCG CTGGAAGACGGGGCCCTGGACGCCCTGCTCGGCCTCCTGTGAGGGCGGCTCCCAGTCCCGCACCGTCTACTGTGTCTCATCTGATGGCGCTGGCGTCCAGGAGGCTGCTGAGGACGCCAAGTGTGCGGCCCTGCCTGAGAAGCCCCCTACCACGCAGGCCTGCAACCTGCAGCGCTGCACAGCCTGGAGCGCGGAGCCCTGGGGCGAG TGCTCTGTCAGCTGCGGCGCCGGGGTCCGGAGGCGGACCGTCACCTGCCTGGGTGACGAGGGATCTCTGCTCCACGCCACAGCGTGCTCCTTGGAGGACCGTCCCCCCCTCACTGAGCCCTGTGTGCATGACAGCTGTCCCCCTCTCAGTGACCAGGCCTGGCACGTAGGCGCCTGGGGCCTA TGCTCCAAGAGCTGCAGCTCGGGCACTCGGAGGCGCCAGGTGGTCTGCGCCATTGGCCCGCCCGGCCACTGCGGGAGCCTGCAGCCATCCAGGCCTGCGGATGTGGAGCCCTGTAACACGCAGCCCTGCCATCTTCCTCCAG AAGTCCCCAGCATGCAGGACATGCACACCAGCCCCAGGGACCCGTGGATGTCTCTGGGCCCACGGGAGGCCCCCGCCTCAG ATTTCAGAGACCAGTGGTGGGCACCCCAGGAGCAACCCTCATCAGCTCAGGGTAACCCCAGAGGTGACCAGAGCCCACACCTGCCAGCCCCGGGCCCAGCCCCATCTCTGCGGCACTCCTCACACCGGCAGCCCCTGCGGTCTGGCTTGGCGCCCCGTGACTGCAGACACAGCCCCCATGGGTGCTGCCCCGATGGCCACACTGCGTCTCTTGGGCCGCAGTGGCAAGGCTGCCCGGGGGCCTCATGTCAGCAGAGCAG GTTCGGGTGCTGTCCTGACGGGGTGTCTGTGGCTGAGGGGCCCCATCAGGCTGGCTGTGCAAGCACTTATGGACGCGACAACCCCGGGAGCAGGCCACGGTCGAGAGAGGTGGCTTCCACA GCCCAGCAGAATGAGCCCAGTGAGTGCCGGGGCTCCCAGTTCGGCTGTTGCTATGACAACATGGCCTCTGCGCTGGGCCCTCTTGGGGAAGGCTGTGTGGGCCAGCCCAGCTACA tGTACCCCGTGCGGTGCCTACTGCCCAGCGCCCATGGCTCCTGCATGGACTGGGCCGCCCGCTGGTACTTCATCGCCTCCGTGGGCCAGTGTAACCGCTTCTGGTATGGTGGCTGCCATGGCAACGCCAATAACTTTGCCTCGGAGGAGGAGTGTGTGAGCAGCTGCCGGGGACCCCAACATGAGCCCCGCCAACACGACCCTGGGGCCTCTGGCCAAAGCACCCATAGAGACAGTGGCGGCAGCGGTCCTGGGGGCCAGCAGGAGGCCAGCCAGCACAGGATGGAGCCTGTGgtccagagaaagcccttgcctTCCGGTGGCCTGTGGTGGCGAGATCAAGAGCCTGGGCCGGGGGCCATGGACCACAGACAGGCCTTTGGAGAAGGGCCCCAGGGCCAGGAGCTTGGGCCCAGTGCCCCTGTACTGGGCGGAGACGCAGGACCACCAGCGCCACCTTCTCACAGCTCCTCCTACAG GATCACCCTGGCAGGCTCGGAGCCCTCCCTGGTACAGGTGGCCCTGGGGCAGCTGGTGCGGCTCTTCTGCCCAGATGACAGCTCTCTGGACCCCCACGCCAGGTGGCAGAAAGACGGGCAGCCCATCTCCTCTGCCAG GCACCAGCTGCAGCCCGATGGCTCCCTGGTCATCAGCCCCCTGTGGGCAGAGGATACTGGCACCTACAGCTGTGGCAGCACCAGGCCAGACCGTGACTCTCAGAAGATCCAGCTTCGCATCACAG GGGGTGACGTGGCTGTGCTTCCTGAGGCTGAACCAAGGCACTTCCCTCAGACCAGGGACCCAGCCCAGGGCCACAGTCCTCGGGACCGCAGCCTAGGGGGCGGTTCTGGGGGCCGGGGGGCCGTCTCCTCCTCGCACCCACGGCCCACGAGCAG GCTGCGTCTGGACCGGCACCAGCCCGGGGTGGTGGACGCCCATCCAGGCCAGCGGATCCGGCTGACCTGTCGTGCCGAGGGCTTCCCACCGCCAAGCGTTGAGTGGCAGAGAGATGGGCAGCCCCTCTCTTCCCCCAG ACACCAGCTGCAGTCCGACGGCTCCCTGGTCATCAGCCGCGTGGCTGTGGAAGATGGAGGCTTCTATACCTGTGTTGCAGTCAATGGGCAGGACCGAGACCAGCGCTGGGTCCAGCTCAGAGTTCTGG GGGAGCTGACAATCACAGGGCTGCCCTCTACGGTGATGGTGCCAGAAGGTGACACGGCCAGGCTGCTGTGTGCGGTGGCGGGCGAAAGCGTGAACATCAGATGGTCCAG GAACGGGCTGCCGGTGCGGGCCGACGGCCACCGTGTCCACCAGTCCCCGGATGGCACACTGCTGATCCACAACCTGCGGGCCAGGGACGAGGGCTCCTACACGTGCAGCGCCTACCGTGGAAGCCAGGCGGTCAGCCGCAGCACCGAGGTGAAGGTGGTCCCGCCAG CACTGGCCACCGCGCCGAGGGACCCCGGCAGGGAGTGCATCGACCAGCCGGAGCTGGCCAACTGTGATTTGATCCTGCAGGCCCAGCTCTGCGGCAATGAGTACTACTCCAGCTTCTGCTGTGCCAGCTGTTCCCGGGTCTGGCCTCCCGCTCAGCCCATCTGGCAGCAAGGATACAACTCATAG